From Posidoniimonas polymericola, a single genomic window includes:
- a CDS encoding class I mannose-6-phosphate isomerase codes for MSEATERRFRHTEQRLMRSEATGAPSNGYHLYPTHPVPEGSISVGHRRIAELLQGQTVATFDGYVGVLWDEFRARLDAELAAMGIQAEWHDASDWLRGTDEIDQLVEPFLGGDDPLFGTRFSGTLANFFAELPGEPTVNAGAACLAIAYGCGAALAEWSGPLFYLDLPKNELQFRSRAGVVRNLGATSAAPPKPQYKRFYFVDWPALNRHKRDLAPRLTWLVDEQDPDAPAVIAAETFRDALREQATSVFRVRPWFEPGPWGGQWLRELAPELPGEPPNYAWSFELIVPENGLVICDGASRLEFSFDWLMHAHHREVLGRCADRFGFEFPIRFDYLDTMDGGNLSVQCHPRPDYIRKQFGELFTQDECYYLMDCRPGAKVFLGFQPDIDPDAFRKELEHSRETGAEVDVERHVRPHPAEKHGLYLIPSGTVHCSGADCVVLEISATPYIFTFKMYDWLRLDLEGKPRPLNIERAYANLDFGRRGQRADTELISQHAEIDRGDGWRIVHLPTHAEHFYDVHRVEFSEAVEVGADGSPHVLMLVEGEAVEVEAGGRSVRYAYGETFVVPAAAGSYRLVNVGDGEARVIKAFVKHGA; via the coding sequence ATGTCCGAGGCAACCGAGCGACGCTTTCGTCACACCGAACAGCGGCTGATGCGCAGCGAGGCAACCGGGGCGCCAAGCAATGGGTACCACCTCTACCCGACGCACCCCGTCCCCGAGGGGTCGATATCCGTCGGCCACCGCCGCATCGCGGAGTTGTTGCAGGGCCAGACCGTGGCGACGTTTGACGGCTATGTCGGCGTGTTGTGGGACGAGTTCCGTGCGCGACTGGACGCCGAGCTGGCGGCGATGGGCATCCAGGCCGAGTGGCACGACGCCAGCGATTGGCTGCGGGGGACAGACGAGATCGACCAACTCGTCGAACCGTTTCTGGGGGGCGACGATCCGCTGTTTGGGACGCGTTTCAGTGGGACGCTCGCCAACTTCTTCGCTGAACTCCCTGGCGAGCCCACCGTAAACGCGGGGGCCGCCTGCTTGGCGATTGCGTACGGCTGTGGCGCGGCGCTAGCCGAGTGGTCGGGGCCGTTGTTCTACCTCGACCTCCCCAAGAACGAGTTGCAGTTTCGATCCCGCGCCGGGGTGGTGCGAAACCTGGGCGCTACTTCGGCGGCGCCGCCGAAGCCTCAGTACAAACGGTTCTACTTCGTCGACTGGCCGGCGCTCAACCGGCACAAACGCGATCTGGCGCCCCGTCTGACCTGGCTCGTCGATGAGCAGGATCCCGATGCGCCAGCTGTCATCGCGGCTGAGACCTTCCGCGACGCGCTCCGGGAACAGGCGACCTCGGTCTTCCGTGTGCGGCCGTGGTTCGAGCCGGGGCCGTGGGGAGGGCAGTGGCTCCGAGAGCTGGCGCCCGAGTTGCCCGGCGAGCCCCCCAACTACGCGTGGTCGTTCGAACTGATCGTGCCGGAGAACGGTCTAGTAATCTGCGACGGGGCGAGTCGGCTGGAGTTTTCGTTCGACTGGCTGATGCACGCCCATCACCGAGAAGTGCTCGGCCGCTGCGCAGACAGGTTTGGGTTCGAGTTCCCGATCCGGTTCGATTACCTCGACACGATGGACGGCGGCAATCTGTCGGTGCAGTGCCACCCCCGCCCCGACTACATCCGCAAGCAGTTCGGGGAACTCTTCACGCAGGACGAGTGCTACTACCTGATGGACTGCAGGCCGGGGGCGAAGGTCTTCCTGGGCTTCCAACCCGACATCGACCCCGACGCCTTCCGAAAGGAGCTTGAGCACAGCCGGGAGACCGGCGCCGAGGTCGACGTCGAACGGCACGTCCGTCCTCACCCGGCGGAGAAGCACGGCTTGTACCTGATCCCGAGCGGGACGGTGCACTGTTCGGGAGCCGACTGTGTAGTGCTCGAAATCAGCGCGACGCCCTACATCTTTACCTTCAAAATGTACGACTGGCTGCGACTCGACCTCGAGGGCAAGCCACGCCCACTCAATATCGAGCGAGCGTACGCGAACCTGGACTTCGGACGCCGCGGCCAGCGTGCCGACACGGAGCTGATCAGTCAGCACGCTGAAATAGATCGCGGCGATGGCTGGCGGATAGTGCACTTGCCCACCCACGCAGAGCATTTCTACGATGTGCACCGGGTCGAGTTTTCTGAGGCGGTCGAAGTGGGCGCGGACGGTTCGCCCCACGTGCTCATGCTGGTCGAGGGGGAGGCTGTCGAGGTCGAGGCGGGCGGGCGGAGCGTGCGGTACGCCTACGGCGAGACGTTTGTCGTTCCGGCTGCCGCGGGATCTTACCGCCTGGTCAACGTCGGCGATGGCGAAGCGCGGGTGATCAAGGCGTTTGTTAAGCACGGGGCGTGA
- a CDS encoding GNAT family N-acetyltransferase, whose protein sequence is MHVNFDLARSGFSIESCDASDRAIRMLLPPLGRGATCLAAVEGEHGLVVGAAGLTAEFRGQDPVGPGVAIHVISPCRRRGVGSALLVALEGLAQSRGGRALYASQRVDADSGDAEDWRRLGFSPCARVETHSLPLQQFEPRLGPLLERMVSRGRVPEDARIVPLHVADADQVVGLHVRCLGGESEVLAARVRGEAPDAFHPRYSRVLLLGGRVVGCILAHRVSRDVAAVDANCVAEEVRGGWANIWLKLEATRGAQSLGVKRFEFTTFDQYADTRSFTARMGGVTTRTMLLMRKMIQG, encoded by the coding sequence ATGCATGTGAACTTCGATCTAGCACGCTCGGGGTTCTCGATCGAGTCGTGCGACGCCTCGGATCGCGCCATTAGAATGCTGCTCCCTCCGCTCGGACGCGGGGCAACCTGCCTGGCCGCGGTGGAGGGCGAGCACGGGCTGGTAGTTGGCGCCGCCGGCCTGACCGCCGAATTCCGCGGTCAGGACCCTGTCGGTCCCGGGGTAGCGATCCACGTGATCTCTCCTTGTCGACGCCGCGGCGTCGGATCGGCCTTGCTTGTCGCCCTTGAGGGGCTTGCCCAATCGCGTGGCGGCCGAGCACTCTACGCTTCGCAGCGTGTAGACGCGGACAGTGGCGACGCAGAGGACTGGCGGCGGTTAGGCTTTTCTCCCTGTGCGAGGGTCGAGACGCACTCGCTTCCGCTGCAGCAATTTGAGCCGCGGCTCGGGCCGTTGCTGGAACGTATGGTGAGCCGCGGCCGCGTTCCCGAAGACGCCAGAATCGTTCCGCTACACGTAGCGGATGCCGACCAGGTCGTGGGGCTTCACGTCCGCTGCCTGGGTGGGGAGAGCGAGGTCCTTGCGGCGCGGGTCCGCGGCGAGGCGCCGGACGCGTTCCACCCCAGGTACTCTCGGGTGCTGCTGCTTGGCGGGCGGGTGGTGGGTTGCATCCTCGCCCATCGGGTCTCGAGGGACGTTGCGGCCGTGGACGCTAATTGCGTGGCGGAAGAGGTGCGGGGGGGGTGGGCGAATATCTGGCTGAAGCTCGAAGCCACCCGCGGCGCCCAGTCGCTTGGCGTCAAGAGGTTCGAGTTCACGACTTTCGATCAGTACGCCGACACCCGCAGTTTTACGGCCCGCATGGGCGGGGTCACCACACGCACGATGCTCCTGATGCGAAAGATGATCCAAGGCTAA
- a CDS encoding DUF1559 domain-containing protein, which translates to MRLKRQQPRLAFTLVELLVVIAIIGVLVSLLLPAVQSAREAARRSACVSNVKNLALALHNYHDTIGRFPAAADFPNDKNWNPLKDKSLFHNWAIRILPYIEEQQLFDLFDISATSRVSDDPNGDRNFVARGTDIPIMLCPSDPENRSHFEGSNGNWARTNYGLNGMQYWPSQYWRDIKSPSPGKADMQYQIGISGFSDGQTNQALSLSKITDGASKTILIAEMRAGISENDRRGVWAMGMCGSSFHCRHMAFPPNDCGGFNDDVYEVKKIESQVGIDGMLAQCMGADLGVDASGQSVVRSSHPGGAVAAMADASVHFVSDFVEAGDFPLGGSVRVDQTSEDKFLIWQRMNVGRDSLPVSNF; encoded by the coding sequence ATGCGACTCAAACGCCAACAACCACGTCTTGCCTTCACGCTCGTCGAACTCTTGGTGGTGATCGCCATCATCGGGGTGCTTGTTTCTCTGCTGCTGCCGGCGGTCCAGTCGGCGCGCGAGGCGGCCCGGCGATCGGCCTGCGTAAGCAACGTCAAGAACCTGGCGTTGGCGCTGCACAACTACCACGACACGATCGGGCGGTTCCCGGCGGCGGCGGATTTTCCCAACGACAAAAACTGGAACCCGCTGAAGGACAAGTCGCTCTTCCACAACTGGGCGATCCGGATCCTCCCCTACATCGAGGAGCAGCAGCTCTTCGACTTGTTCGACATCAGCGCGACCAGCCGCGTCAGCGACGACCCCAACGGCGATCGCAACTTTGTCGCCCGGGGAACGGATATCCCTATCATGCTGTGCCCCAGCGACCCAGAAAACCGTTCGCACTTTGAGGGGAGCAACGGCAACTGGGCCCGCACCAACTACGGCCTCAACGGCATGCAGTACTGGCCCAGCCAGTACTGGCGAGACATCAAGTCGCCCAGCCCCGGCAAGGCGGACATGCAGTACCAGATCGGCATCAGCGGCTTCAGCGACGGCCAAACCAACCAGGCCCTGAGCCTCAGCAAGATCACCGACGGCGCATCAAAGACTATCCTGATCGCCGAGATGCGGGCGGGCATATCAGAAAACGACCGACGCGGCGTCTGGGCGATGGGCATGTGCGGCTCCAGCTTCCACTGCCGGCACATGGCGTTCCCACCGAACGACTGCGGCGGATTCAACGACGACGTCTACGAGGTGAAGAAAATCGAGAGCCAGGTCGGCATCGACGGCATGCTCGCCCAGTGCATGGGCGCCGACCTCGGGGTCGATGCGAGCGGCCAGTCCGTGGTCCGGAGCAGCCACCCCGGTGGGGCGGTCGCGGCGATGGCGGACGCCAGCGTGCACTTCGTCTCCGACTTCGTCGAGGCGGGCGATTTCCCCCTGGGGGGCAGCGTCCGCGTCGACCAGACCAGCGAAGACAAGTTCCTGATCTGGCAGCGGATGAACGTGGGCCGCGACTCTCTGCCGGTCTCCAACTTCTAG
- a CDS encoding LacI family DNA-binding transcriptional regulator, with product MNQKGVPRLKDVAEAANVSVSAASKILRGDQARFGADTCQRVIDAAKALGWRRNLLVSGIQTGRTKTIGVMIPPYDSFWVNVLSGIHRRLAEADYLPITVWQGDLGRMPHFEVDEKEGARQINRLLDRRVDALIMWPAFGVAYQDHLVDLAERNLPVVVIDYRSDPPFGDTVTTNETQAAKMVAKHLLDLGHRRIACISSRETKSQTWAWERRQEFERAVQVASDAEVKSWRLNRTGTDGLEVATKLLTDPFRPTAVFAVSDHEAMHVYDAAVTLGLSIPQDLSVVGFADLDFSSHLVPPLTTVRQRPDEIGVKAASLVLDRLEGRSDGGPSEQARIDADLILRDSSAPPAR from the coding sequence ATGAACCAGAAAGGCGTCCCACGATTGAAAGATGTCGCCGAAGCGGCGAACGTCTCGGTAAGCGCGGCCTCGAAGATCCTCCGCGGGGATCAGGCGAGGTTTGGCGCCGATACCTGCCAGCGCGTCATCGACGCCGCCAAGGCACTCGGTTGGCGCCGCAACCTCCTTGTCTCGGGCATCCAGACAGGTCGCACCAAGACGATCGGGGTGATGATCCCGCCGTACGATTCGTTCTGGGTCAATGTCCTCTCAGGGATCCACCGCCGCCTGGCCGAGGCCGACTACCTCCCCATCACGGTTTGGCAGGGCGACCTTGGTCGGATGCCCCATTTTGAAGTCGACGAGAAAGAAGGCGCCCGGCAGATCAACCGCCTGCTCGACCGCCGCGTCGACGCGCTGATCATGTGGCCGGCGTTCGGCGTCGCCTACCAGGACCATCTGGTTGACCTCGCGGAGCGGAACCTGCCGGTAGTCGTGATCGACTACCGCAGCGACCCGCCCTTCGGCGACACCGTCACCACCAACGAAACCCAGGCCGCAAAGATGGTGGCCAAGCACCTGCTCGACCTTGGACACCGCAGGATCGCCTGTATATCTAGCCGAGAGACGAAATCTCAGACCTGGGCCTGGGAGCGGCGGCAGGAGTTCGAGCGCGCCGTGCAGGTTGCCTCCGACGCCGAGGTGAAGAGCTGGCGGCTCAATCGCACCGGAACGGACGGACTGGAGGTCGCGACGAAGCTGCTGACCGACCCGTTCCGCCCGACGGCGGTGTTCGCCGTGAGCGACCACGAGGCCATGCATGTCTACGACGCCGCAGTGACCCTGGGACTCAGCATCCCGCAGGACCTTTCGGTCGTCGGGTTTGCCGACTTGGACTTCTCGTCCCACCTGGTTCCCCCGCTCACAACCGTGCGCCAACGCCCCGACGAGATCGGCGTCAAAGCCGCGTCGCTGGTGCTTGACCGCCTGGAAGGCCGAAGCGATGGAGGGCCCTCAGAGCAGGCTCGCATCGACGCCGACCTGATTCTCAGGGATTCCTCAGCGCCTCCCGCCCGCTGA
- a CDS encoding glycoside hydrolase family 130 protein, producing MTPADTADRQAAERTGGAAAQSGADQRSFPWQDRPAAVQDAVWRDSRNPIIARRPMPGIQGIYNSAVAPFGDAYVGVFRTEDYNRFPHLRVGWSRDAIEWKFESDPILFANQDHDPADYAYDPRVVQIDGVYYITWCGGHNGPTISIARTEDFRTFERMDNAFLPFNRNGVLFPRKLGGKYLMLSRPSDDGHTPFGDIYLSESPDMVHWGKHRLVMRRGGGEHGQWWQRTKIGAGPIPIETADGWLMIYHGVIDTCNGFVYSMGAAVLCKDDPARVLYRTNRHLLTPDEDYEVFGHVPNVVFPCAALHDEATGRLAIYYGAADTCTCVVYSTVDRIVEFTKANSTVF from the coding sequence ATGACCCCTGCCGATACCGCCGATCGCCAAGCCGCCGAACGGACGGGAGGGGCAGCCGCTCAGAGCGGCGCCGATCAGCGATCGTTCCCCTGGCAAGATCGTCCCGCGGCGGTCCAGGATGCCGTGTGGCGAGACTCGCGGAACCCGATTATCGCCCGGCGTCCGATGCCTGGAATCCAGGGGATCTACAACAGCGCGGTGGCGCCGTTCGGCGACGCCTACGTGGGGGTTTTCCGCACGGAGGACTACAACCGCTTTCCCCACCTGCGAGTGGGTTGGAGCCGAGACGCAATCGAGTGGAAATTTGAATCCGACCCGATCCTGTTCGCCAACCAGGACCACGACCCGGCCGACTACGCGTACGATCCGCGTGTGGTTCAGATCGACGGGGTTTACTACATCACCTGGTGCGGCGGGCACAATGGGCCGACCATCAGCATCGCCCGCACCGAGGATTTCCGGACTTTCGAGCGGATGGACAACGCATTCCTGCCGTTCAACCGCAACGGGGTATTGTTCCCTCGCAAGTTGGGCGGCAAGTACCTGATGCTGAGCCGGCCGAGCGACGACGGCCACACCCCGTTCGGTGACATCTACCTCAGCGAGAGCCCCGACATGGTCCACTGGGGCAAGCACCGCCTGGTGATGCGTCGGGGCGGCGGCGAGCACGGCCAGTGGTGGCAGCGGACCAAGATCGGCGCCGGCCCGATCCCGATCGAGACCGCCGACGGCTGGCTGATGATCTACCACGGCGTGATCGACACCTGCAATGGGTTCGTCTACAGCATGGGGGCGGCAGTCCTGTGCAAGGACGATCCGGCCCGCGTGCTGTACCGCACGAACCGCCACTTGTTGACTCCCGACGAAGACTACGAGGTATTCGGCCACGTCCCGAACGTGGTGTTCCCCTGTGCGGCGCTGCACGATGAAGCGACCGGCCGGCTTGCGATCTACTACGGTGCGGCCGATACTTGCACGTGCGTCGTCTACAGCACCGTGGATCGCATTGTTGAGTTCACGAAGGCGAACTCGACCGTCTTCTGA
- a CDS encoding sodium:solute symporter family protein produces MDRYHTVDLVILAVYLAVTIGIGVWCARFASRSMGAYFLGGNRIPWYMLGLSNASGMFDISGTMWMVYLLFVYGLKSAWIPWLWPVFNQVFMMVYLSVWLRRSGVMTGAEWIRFRFGDGRGSQLAHLIVVLFALINVVGFLAYGFIGIGKFAATFVPYQLAADPTTNVNLYGLLITGVTTLYVVKGGMMSVVFTEVLQFFVMTVACVWVGLLAMTMVSPEMLSDRVPAGWGRLWFGWRLDLDWAGVMDAANSKIESDGWQIFSAFVMMMLAKGWLQSMAGPAPNYDMQRVLSSRSPREAALMSGLVSLVLLIPRYMLITGLTVLALAFFSDQLNAMGEQVDFELILPIAMREFVPVGLFGLLIAALLAAFMSTYAATVNAAPAYVVNDIYKRYFNADASEKTYVRMSYAVSVAVVVVGTALGFAVDSLNSVVQWIVAALYGGYTAANVLKWHWWRFNGYGYFYGMLAGIVAAGVVPASLPAVSPIYTFPIIFAASLVGCVAGSLLTPADEPAVIDAFYLRVRPWGAWGPVRERLAASGVEVEPNRHFRRDMSNVAVGIVWQTSLTVVGIYLVLRDYSALAVALLVVAACTLYLKFYWYDKLEEYPPEPASVGAATPS; encoded by the coding sequence ATGGATAGATACCACACTGTCGACCTCGTCATCTTGGCGGTCTACCTCGCGGTCACGATCGGCATCGGCGTTTGGTGCGCCCGCTTCGCCTCCCGCAGCATGGGTGCGTATTTCCTCGGCGGGAACCGCATCCCGTGGTACATGCTCGGGCTGTCGAACGCGTCGGGCATGTTCGATATCAGCGGCACGATGTGGATGGTCTACCTGCTCTTCGTCTACGGGCTGAAGAGCGCGTGGATACCGTGGCTGTGGCCGGTGTTTAATCAGGTCTTCATGATGGTGTACCTGTCGGTTTGGCTGCGGCGTTCGGGGGTGATGACCGGCGCCGAGTGGATCCGCTTCCGCTTTGGCGACGGTCGGGGGTCGCAGCTGGCGCACCTGATTGTCGTCTTGTTTGCGCTGATCAACGTGGTCGGGTTTCTCGCCTACGGGTTCATTGGCATCGGCAAGTTTGCCGCGACCTTCGTCCCCTACCAGCTCGCCGCCGACCCGACGACCAATGTGAACCTCTACGGCCTGCTCATCACCGGCGTCACGACGCTCTACGTCGTGAAGGGCGGGATGATGAGCGTGGTGTTCACCGAGGTGCTGCAGTTCTTCGTGATGACCGTCGCGTGTGTGTGGGTCGGGCTGCTCGCGATGACGATGGTGTCGCCGGAGATGCTCTCCGACCGCGTCCCCGCCGGCTGGGGCCGGTTGTGGTTCGGCTGGCGGTTGGACCTCGACTGGGCCGGCGTCATGGACGCCGCGAACTCCAAGATCGAGTCCGACGGCTGGCAGATATTCTCCGCTTTTGTGATGATGATGCTGGCCAAGGGGTGGCTGCAGAGCATGGCCGGGCCAGCCCCCAACTACGACATGCAGCGGGTGCTCTCTTCCCGATCGCCCCGGGAGGCGGCCCTGATGAGCGGACTGGTGAGTCTGGTGCTGCTGATCCCCCGCTACATGCTGATCACCGGTTTGACCGTGCTCGCGCTCGCGTTCTTCTCCGACCAGCTGAACGCCATGGGCGAGCAGGTGGACTTCGAGCTGATCCTGCCGATCGCCATGCGAGAGTTCGTGCCGGTGGGGCTGTTCGGTCTGCTGATCGCGGCGCTGCTGGCCGCCTTCATGTCGACCTACGCGGCGACTGTCAACGCGGCGCCCGCCTACGTCGTGAACGACATTTACAAGCGGTACTTCAACGCGGACGCTTCCGAGAAGACCTACGTGCGGATGAGCTACGCGGTTTCCGTAGCGGTGGTGGTGGTGGGCACGGCGTTGGGGTTCGCGGTCGACTCGCTCAACTCGGTCGTGCAGTGGATCGTGGCGGCGCTCTACGGCGGCTACACCGCCGCCAACGTGCTGAAGTGGCACTGGTGGCGTTTCAACGGCTACGGCTACTTCTACGGAATGCTGGCCGGGATTGTTGCGGCTGGGGTCGTGCCGGCGAGCCTCCCGGCGGTCTCTCCGATCTACACATTCCCGATCATCTTCGCGGCCTCGCTGGTGGGGTGTGTCGCCGGCAGCCTGCTGACGCCCGCCGACGAGCCAGCCGTCATCGATGCGTTTTATCTGCGGGTCCGGCCGTGGGGGGCGTGGGGGCCGGTGCGGGAGCGTCTGGCCGCGAGCGGCGTCGAGGTTGAGCCCAACCGCCACTTCCGCCGCGACATGAGCAACGTCGCGGTGGGGATCGTCTGGCAGACTAGTCTCACGGTGGTGGGGATCTACCTCGTCCTGCGAGACTATTCTGCGCTCGCGGTGGCGCTGCTGGTTGTCGCGGCCTGCACTCTCTACTTAAAGTTCTACTGGTACGACAAACTCGAGGAGTACCCGCCCGAGCCCGCGTCTGTCGGGGCGGCGACGCCGAGCTAG
- a CDS encoding cellulase family glycosylhydrolase encodes MRIKVQRELLLALSACLLALGDSRAVAFEHFVTRQQHRLYDGDSPYRFVSWNVPNLHCVEDSLNFLGGSPWRWPDEFEVRDALRSVSQMGGRAARSYVISVRRDQGDMGDHVHVLGPGRFNEQAFQALDLVIKVAEEEGVRLIIPLVDNWHWWGGVKQYEAFRGRPEGAFWSDPQLVEDFKQTVRHVVQRRNTLTGERYSDSQAILAWETGNELDATAEWTRKVAAYIKQLDPNHLVIDGCSLHGPPLQSIDDPGIDIVTTHHYPNVGNNNAASVVEAAHQVAGRKAYLVGEFGFLPVDEARRVLDAVIESEAVGALYWSLRFHRREGGFYWHDEPSGQGVFKAFHWPGFTSGDGYREREVFQMVRGAAYRIRGEQPPTLPVPVPPKLLPCPRPLTLSWQGSAGASGYDVYRGLSAAGPWERIAERVSDARYPYQPLLADEEAEVGTQAYYRVVARNAAGDSTPSNVLGPIEVASRLLVDEFSEPRPERALQGAHEQTSARARQALEDFHRLLLQPGASVTYHVAGNIANVMVWAFSSAPNDELTVELSADGVHFTAAEVALKQADRGASDYAYLVPQLVEAAVSAPGWKYVRVSVAAGGSETELSRVEVRYLPE; translated from the coding sequence ATGCGCATTAAGGTCCAGCGAGAATTGTTGCTGGCGCTCTCGGCTTGCTTGCTCGCCCTAGGCGATTCGAGGGCGGTCGCGTTCGAGCACTTTGTCACCCGCCAGCAGCACCGGCTCTACGACGGCGACTCGCCGTACCGGTTTGTATCCTGGAACGTCCCCAACCTGCATTGCGTTGAAGACTCTCTCAACTTCCTGGGCGGCTCGCCCTGGCGGTGGCCCGATGAGTTCGAGGTCCGCGACGCGCTGCGGTCGGTCTCGCAGATGGGTGGCCGGGCGGCTCGAAGCTACGTGATCAGCGTCCGCCGTGACCAGGGCGACATGGGCGATCACGTGCACGTGCTGGGCCCCGGCAGGTTCAACGAGCAGGCGTTCCAGGCGCTCGACCTGGTCATCAAAGTGGCCGAGGAGGAGGGTGTCCGGCTCATCATCCCACTTGTCGACAACTGGCACTGGTGGGGGGGCGTTAAGCAGTACGAGGCGTTCCGCGGTCGTCCCGAGGGCGCCTTCTGGAGCGACCCGCAGCTGGTTGAGGACTTCAAGCAGACCGTGCGGCATGTCGTCCAGCGACGCAACACGTTGACCGGCGAACGGTACAGCGACTCCCAGGCGATCCTTGCCTGGGAAACCGGCAACGAACTAGACGCGACCGCCGAGTGGACGCGTAAAGTCGCGGCCTACATCAAGCAGCTCGACCCCAACCACCTGGTCATCGACGGGTGCTCGCTGCACGGCCCGCCGCTGCAGTCGATCGACGACCCCGGCATCGACATCGTCACGACCCACCACTACCCCAACGTCGGCAACAACAACGCCGCCAGTGTGGTGGAGGCGGCGCATCAGGTCGCCGGCCGCAAGGCGTACTTGGTAGGCGAGTTCGGTTTTCTGCCGGTCGACGAAGCGCGGCGGGTCCTCGACGCTGTGATCGAGAGTGAAGCGGTCGGGGCGCTCTACTGGAGCCTGAGGTTCCACCGCCGCGAGGGCGGCTTCTACTGGCACGACGAACCATCGGGGCAGGGCGTCTTCAAGGCGTTCCACTGGCCCGGCTTCACTTCCGGCGACGGCTACCGCGAGCGTGAAGTGTTCCAGATGGTGCGCGGCGCCGCCTACCGGATCCGGGGGGAGCAGCCGCCCACGCTGCCAGTCCCAGTTCCCCCCAAGCTACTCCCCTGCCCGCGGCCGCTCACGCTATCCTGGCAGGGGTCGGCTGGGGCGAGCGGCTACGACGTCTACCGCGGTCTGTCGGCTGCGGGCCCCTGGGAGCGGATCGCTGAGCGGGTGAGCGACGCACGCTACCCCTACCAACCGCTGCTTGCAGACGAGGAAGCGGAAGTCGGGACGCAGGCCTATTACCGGGTAGTCGCCCGCAACGCGGCTGGCGACTCCACCCCGTCAAACGTGCTGGGGCCGATCGAGGTCGCGTCGCGGCTGCTGGTGGACGAGTTCAGCGAGCCCCGACCCGAGCGTGCTCTGCAGGGTGCCCACGAACAGACGAGCGCCAGGGCACGGCAGGCCCTGGAGGATTTCCACCGGCTCTTGCTGCAACCTGGCGCCAGCGTCACCTACCACGTCGCCGGCAATATCGCGAACGTAATGGTGTGGGCGTTCTCTAGTGCCCCCAATGACGAATTGACGGTCGAACTGTCGGCCGACGGCGTGCATTTCACCGCGGCAGAGGTCGCGTTGAAACAGGCAGACCGTGGAGCTAGTGATTACGCCTACCTTGTTCCCCAGCTGGTCGAAGCGGCAGTCTCCGCGCCGGGGTGGAAGTATGTGAGGGTTTCTGTCGCAGCGGGGGGCTCGGAAACCGAGCTGTCGCGTGTCGAAGTGCGCTATCTGCCCGAATAG